A genomic region of Streptomyces sp. NBC_00162 contains the following coding sequences:
- a CDS encoding condensation domain-containing protein gives MVTTVLMDEAGTPAALVADPDPEHRPRPEPEPDAVARLPRPAGPGPLYFAASPSQEALWAGLPHRARPPVVTAALRLTGHLDTRALAAAWQAVAGRHEILRSRYLVHEGRLTQVVAAQAGPTVPISLAEVRPSQVPAAVAAEREQAFDPAREPLARLRLLRQGPGDHVAVFVLHELIADAAALGGLVAELAAAYRGVPADRPAAQYADLAAWQLQRAAQGRVDESTEYWLQRLNGAEPAVLPWDLSAPGAPGRTPGAGRALSFPLPQELSAKISEAARRHRAGVQVVGLAAFQLLLACWSGQRDITVRGPVPERARGGEQRMLGPLSHAVALRTDLTGAPAFGEVVDRVRHTSAWDFAHHEVPLEPVAAQLRRPRLVEQLGEVQFGAGPAADGPRRGAASWGGRLRAEPFTSAPAPAARPLTLMLRHDERAAHCVFTYDASVFSEARIRQLRADYFGLLGDVADHPKARFR, from the coding sequence ATGGTGACGACGGTACTCATGGACGAAGCCGGGACCCCGGCCGCGCTGGTCGCGGACCCCGATCCCGAGCACAGACCCAGACCCGAGCCGGAGCCGGACGCCGTCGCGCGGCTGCCCCGTCCGGCCGGTCCCGGCCCCTTGTACTTCGCGGCCTCACCGAGCCAGGAGGCGCTCTGGGCCGGACTCCCGCACCGGGCCCGCCCGCCGGTGGTGACGGCGGCGCTCCGGCTGACGGGACACCTGGACACCCGCGCCCTGGCGGCCGCCTGGCAAGCCGTCGCCGGCCGGCACGAGATCCTGCGCAGCCGCTACCTCGTGCACGAGGGCCGGCTCACCCAGGTCGTCGCGGCGCAGGCCGGTCCGACCGTGCCCATCTCGCTGGCGGAGGTCCGGCCGTCGCAGGTGCCCGCGGCCGTCGCGGCGGAGCGGGAGCAGGCGTTCGACCCGGCGCGCGAACCGCTGGCCCGGCTGCGGCTGCTGCGCCAGGGCCCGGGCGACCACGTGGCCGTCTTCGTCCTGCACGAGCTGATCGCCGACGCCGCCGCGCTCGGCGGGCTCGTCGCGGAACTCGCTGCCGCCTACCGCGGCGTGCCGGCGGACCGTCCGGCCGCCCAGTACGCCGACCTCGCCGCCTGGCAGCTGCAGCGCGCGGCGCAGGGACGCGTCGACGAGAGCACCGAGTACTGGCTGCAACGGCTCAACGGCGCCGAACCGGCCGTCCTGCCCTGGGACCTGAGCGCGCCGGGTGCGCCCGGGCGCACCCCGGGCGCCGGGCGGGCCCTGTCGTTCCCGCTGCCGCAGGAGCTGTCCGCCAAGATCTCGGAGGCCGCGCGCCGGCACCGGGCCGGCGTGCAGGTGGTGGGCCTGGCCGCCTTCCAGCTGCTGCTGGCCTGCTGGTCGGGCCAGCGGGACATCACTGTCCGCGGGCCCGTCCCCGAGCGCGCGCGGGGCGGGGAGCAGCGCATGCTGGGCCCGCTGTCCCACGCGGTGGCGCTGCGGACCGACCTGACCGGCGCGCCCGCCTTCGGCGAGGTCGTCGACCGGGTCCGGCACACCAGCGCATGGGACTTCGCGCACCACGAGGTGCCGCTGGAGCCGGTCGCCGCGCAGCTGCGCCGGCCGCGGCTGGTGGAGCAGCTGGGCGAGGTGCAGTTCGGCGCCGGCCCGGCCGCCGACGGGCCCCGGCGGGGCGCGGCCTCCTGGGGCGGCCGGCTGCGCGCCGAGCCGTTCACCTCCGCTCCCGCCCCGGCGGCCCGGCCGCTGACCCTGATGCTGCGGCACGACGAGCGCGCCGCGCACTGCGTGTTCACGTACGACGCGTCCGTG